The following are from one region of the Oreochromis aureus strain Israel breed Guangdong linkage group 1, ZZ_aureus, whole genome shotgun sequence genome:
- the eif3m gene encoding eukaryotic translation initiation factor 3 subunit M — protein MSVPAFIDITEEDQASELRAYIKSKGAEISEENAEGGLHVDLAQIIEACDVCLRDDDKDVESVMNSIVSLLLILETDKQEALIESLCEKLVKFREGERPSLRMQLLSNLFHGMDENTPVRYTVFCSLIKVAATCNAISFIPTDLDQVRKWIVDWNLNTEKKHTLLRLVYEALVDCKKSEAAAKVMVELLGSYTEDNASQARVDAHRCIVRALKDPNTFLFDHLLTLKPVRFLEGELIHDLLTIFVSAKLAAYVKFYQNNKDFIDSLGLSHEQNMAKMRLLTFMGMAVEFKEISFDTMQQELQIGADDVEAFVIDAVRTKMVYCKIDQTQRKVVVSHSTHRTFGKQQWQQLYDSLSSWKANLATVKTSLQALSPSA, from the exons ATGAGCGTACCAGCATTTATCGACATAACGGAAGAAGATCAG GCTTCAGAGCTGAGAGCCTATATTAAATCTAAAGGAGCTGAAATCTCAGAGGAGAACGCTGAAGGCGGTCTTCATGTAGATCTGGCTCAGATCATCGAGGCGTGCGATGTCTGCCTTAGAGACGATGATAAAG ATGTTGAGAGCGTGATGAACAGCATCGTGTCTCTGCTGTTGATCCTGGAGACAGACAAGCAGGAGGCTCTTATTGAAAGCCTATGTGAGAAGCTTGTGAAGTTCCGTGAAGGAGAGAGACCCTCCCTCAGAATGCAGCT GCTGAGTAACTTGTTCCATGGCATGGATGAGAACACTCCCGTGAGGTACACAGTCTTCTGCAGCCTCATCAAAGTGGCCGCCACCTGTAACGCCATATCCTTCATCCCCACTGACCTTGATCAG GTGCGCAAGTGGATTGTTGACTGGAACCTgaacacagagaagaagcaCACACTTTTGAGGCTGGTATATGAAGCACTTGTTGACTGCAAGAAAAG cgAAGCTGCAGCAAAAGTGATGGTTGAGCTACTTGGAAGTTACACAGAAGACAATGCTTCACAAGCACGCGTTGATGCCCACAG ATGTATCGTCCGTGCTCTCAAAGATCCCAACACTTTCCTGTTTGACCACCTGCTCACCCTGAAACCTGTTCGCTTCCTCGAGGGGGAACTCATCCATGAC ctattaACCATCTTTGTGAGCGCCAAATTGGCAGCATATGTCAAATTTTACCAGAATAACAAAGACTTCATTGATTCTCTTG GCCTGTCTCATGAGCAAAACATGGCCAAGATGCGTCTGCTGACATTCATGGGCATGGCGGTGGAATTCAAGGAGATCTCCTTTGATACCATGCAGCAGGAACTGCAGATTGGAGCCGATGACGTTGAGGCTTTTGTCATTGACG CTGTTCGGACCAAAATGGTATACTGCAAAATCGACCAAACACAGCGAAAGGTTGTTGTGAG CCACAGCACACACCGCACCTTTGGCAAGCAGCAGTGGCAGCAGCTGTACGACAGCCTCAGCTCCTGGAAGGCCAACCTAGCAACCGTCAAGACCAGTCTGCAAGCCCTGTCACCTTCCGCTTAA
- the prrg4 gene encoding transmembrane gamma-carboxyglutamic acid protein 4, translating into MAMLLHMFVLFQFFTCGDLAFVGQLPSENEESQDQVFVDEGHANSFLGRHLLFNRFDFEMFVPGNLERECIEEICNYEEAREVFENIPDTDRFWKDYTAEKGGRPSRVDVVALLVGLIAGGVAIVIFGIIVWLLCQRRWKGNLSHTSSIRVRQRRSNASLIVRRLEEVSLHPVPPSDDPPGLPSYEQAIATNGPHDAPPPPYPGSRTGSTRH; encoded by the exons ATGGCAATGTTGCTTCATatgtttgttctttttcaatttttcaccTGTGGAGATCTGGCCTTTGTGGGGCAGTTACCTTCCGAAAATGAAGAATCACAAGACCAAG TGTTTGTAGATGAGGGGCACGCAAATTCTTTCCTGGGTCGGCACCTGCTGTTTAACCGGTTTGACTTTGAAATGTTCGTACCTGGAAACTTGGAAAGGGAGTGTATTGAAGAAATCTGTAATTACGAGGAAGCAAGGGAGGTGTTTGAAAACATCCCAGATACA gATAGATTTTGGAAGGATTACACTGCAG AAAAAGGTGGCCGCCCTTCACGTGTTGATGTGGTAGCTCTTTTGGTGGGACTCATTGCTGGTGGAGTGGCCATTGTTATCTTTGGCATCATAGTATGGCTTTTGTGTCAGCGCAGATGGAAGGGTAACTTAAGCCATACAAG TTCCATTAGGGTGCGCCAGAGGAGGAGTAATGCTTCTCTAATAGTGCGAAGGCTAGAGGAGGTCTCCCTGCACCCTGTGCCTCCCTCCGACGACCCACCCGGGCTTCCTTCCTATGAACAAGCAATCGCGACAAATGGGCCGCATGatgcccctcctcctccttatcCTGG ctcaCGAACTGGGAGTACTCGGCACTAG